Proteins from a genomic interval of Quercus robur chromosome 9, dhQueRobu3.1, whole genome shotgun sequence:
- the LOC126700925 gene encoding disease resistance protein L6-like, whose translation MAFPNNEGVSTSFTHLHDGYDVIYDVFVSFRGEDTRYNFIDRLYQALNDKASKWCLDELAMILEFRENGHLVLPVFYGVNPSEVRKQEGNFGSTFIKFSERFDKERVKTWKTALTEVANLSGWQLEAGHLTFESKAIQGIVEHISKHCMSYFSANSTKSHSETELDLILPIFYKVDPVGICNQNGNFGVALAKHEKFEENMEKVQRWKAALNEVASLPGLHYNDESIKTKFIQGIVEGILSTKLNYMRLIMAQYLVGLDSCVEDIISFLDKWSNDVLLLEIHGHDEVDKTTTAKTVYNKIAGNFEGSIFLENVRGKSGTTDAIMQLQNFLGSLGLNVNTNVLGS comes from the exons ATGGCTTTCCCAAACAATGAAGGAGTCTCCACTTCTTTTACTCATCTACATGATGGCTACGATGTCATCTATGACGTCTTCGTAAGTTTCAGAGGAGAAGATACCCGTTACAATTTTATAGATCGTTTATATCAGGCTTTGAATGACAAGG CTTCCAAGTGGTGTTTAGACGAACTTGCCATGATTCTTGAGTTTAGAGAAAATGGTCACTTGGTTCTACCGGTTTTTTATGGAGTGAATCCATCTGAGGTACGTAAACAAGAGGGAAATTTTGGTTCaacatttattaaattttcagaAAGATTTGACAAGGAAAGAGTGAAAACATGGAAGACAGCTTTAACTGAAGTTGCTAATTTGTCCGGATGGCAGTTGGAGGCCGG CCACCTTACATTTGAATCTAAAGCTATCCAAGGAATCGTTGAACATATATCAAAGCATTGCATGTCGTATTTTAGTGCAAACTCTACAAAATCGCATTCAGAAACTGAGTTGGAT TTGATCTTACCAATTTTCTACAAAGTGGATCCAGTAGGAATATGCAATCAAAACGGAAATTTTGGTGTAGCACTAGCTAAGCATgaaaaatttgaggaaaatatGGAGAAGGTTCAAAGGTGGAAGGCAGCTCTAAATGAAGTGGCTAGTTTGCCTGGATTGCATTACAATGACGA AAGCAtcaaaactaaatttatccAAGGAATTGTGGAAGGAATATTGAgtacaaaattaaattacatgCGGTTGATTATGGCTCAATACTTGGTTGGATTAGATTCTTGCGTAGAGGACATAATATCGTTTTTGGACAAGTGGTCAAATGATGTTCTGCTACTAGAAATTCATGGCCATGATGAAGTAGATAAGACAACAACTGCAAAGACTGTTTATAACAAAATTGCTGGTAATTTTGAAGGAAGCATCTTCCTCGAGAATGTTAGAGGCAAGTCAGGCACAACTGATGCCATTATGCAACTACAAAACTTTTTGGGATCTTTGGGATTGAATGTGAATACGAATGTGTTAGGGTCCTAA
- the LOC126699695 gene encoding uncharacterized protein LOC126699695, translating into MYRSSSWTRVTDDYSDPPSKVAPPSLRPSNSFESNVNELPGYDPIVELARKEKARAKFAENAVHVIPFVLFLCAIVLWFFSNPDVNLGIKGDPVAVKGLRLTLDGEIDNDSDGTQTGFLPLMDSEEDSPNRLHKHKRSKKLTKGLK; encoded by the exons ATGTATCGATCGTCGAGCTGGACCCGCGTGACGGACGACTACTCCGATCCTCCATCTAAGGTGGCGCCACCAAGCCTAAGACCGTCGAATTCATTTGAAAGCAATGTCAATGAGCTGCCAGGCTATGATCCCATCGTCGAGTTGGCTAGGAAGGAGAAGGCACGAGCCAAATTTGCTGAGAATGCTGTGCATGTTATACCCTTTGTGCTGTTTCTCTGTGCCATTGTGCTTTGGTTCTTTTCTAATCCAG ATGTCAATTTGGGGATTAAAGGGGATCCAGTAGCAGTAAAAGGATTGAGATTGACACTCGATGGAGAAATCGATAATGATAGTGATGGTACCCAAACAGGGTTTTTACCGTTAATGGACTCAGAGGAGGACTCACCTAATCGACTCCACAAACACAAACGTTCAAAGAAATTGACCAAGGGACTCAAATGA